From the Papilio machaon chromosome 13, ilPapMach1.1, whole genome shotgun sequence genome, the window gtaaagtaaaattgtgtAAATGGGTAAAACCTATATTTCagcatgattttttttgtataaaaatgtaaaagttgtGAATAGGTTGTTGtaaaatgaagtaaaaataaacttatctaATAGTACATGTCACATTGAATAGCAATCAATAACAAGTCATGCAACATCTAAAACACATTCTAACACAAATTTGAGAacatttcattgtatttaccCGACTGACCCACAATATAGACCAGATCATGTTATTTGCAGTTCAATACTACATAGCATATATAAGTCTACTATAAGAAATAGCTAGAtaactcttttttatttttaaaattagtcgtttttttttgttactaggataattttaaaatgataatttaggtatgtaatttgttatcctaaaaaaaaaaatctttccaaACTGTCAAAGTGGTTCAAAGAGTCAGTCGGCTTTGatataacaacaataatttatacataaaacatttacgATTGAGATGTGTATTCATCATACCTGCAACTTGGCCAGGTTGGGGCCGATAGATTGCTTAAGATGTTTGTGGAACTGCGACACCTTGTGGCTGTGACTTGTTGTGAGTGTGGAGATTTTACTATCTTTCAAATCGGCATAGCGCGACGCGACACCCTAGAACACAACaccaattataataatgtaacaatttcATCGCAATCCGTCTGAAAGATAGTAAAACACCTGGCCAAGTTTATCCGAACCTCTCGATTCCTACAGAATTATATAACCATGAGTTATTGCACGAGTTTTGACTTCTCTAACACTTTTGTCATATTGTTATGAAATCACATGTAAAATACAAGTGTCACGACACGAGAATTACACttcaaaaacattaagttAAGACTCTTTAGTCAAATGTTTACAAGTTAGAAAATAAAGTAGATTTCTTACGAAATAAGAATTGATGAATATATAATGATTGATaagtgtttattaataaaaaacgagATCACAAAAATTTTCACATGTTATGCACTAACTTGTTATGTAATGAAAGAGCTGcatacaaaattgtatacttaattaaattcttaacaaCTAATCtatgttacaatttaaaactttatttggatttttttctAGGAAGtactaaaagtatttttaattgtacagaaatagtttattttaatattaaaatgttaataaacttgatatttatgcaaattagtgaataaacaaaaaatttatactcaattaaatgttattcttAATTATTAGAGGGCAAAAGTTGTTTTAGTAAACACATATTAGTAACAATACAAAAAGGCAAGCGGGAAACACTGTTTCTTCCCAGTTTAAACATTAGAAACACAggagaaaacataaaaataatgaacctTTATATCAACAAATCAATTGCACTTGTGCCTATTCATGGAACACCTATTTCCACTTTGATTCaacaacttaatttttttttaacacatttgCCACCACTCAAGATTGTGAGATCACTCCACAAATACAAGCAATGGAATGAAAGGAGTTAAATATGCTATATTAAATTGGATTAgtgtatgaaatatttaaattacctcTTCCTCATTCTGGAAGGATTCCGGAGGGTTATCCTTCAGGGCCTGCCACATCTTATAAGCGGCTTGACGTTTTGCCAATTTCTTAGACTTGCCCGTACCCACCTCGCGACGCTTTAAAAGCGTGCAAACGATAGTGAACTGACGCTCATGAGGCAAACCTGAAATAACagtctaaaaattaaaactagtaAAACTTTTGTTAGTATTCCATGTTAAAGTGAACTTGCAAAGCATATCGGCTAAATAccacatatttacatttttcactttgttgaaatctttaaaacattatttcatgcaattttttttgacataaagatatatttaatactgacAAACATCAAAGCTTATAAGGCATTTAAAAACACTCACGTCTATTAACATTATCATCGTTTTCAGCATGATATGAAGGGGGTGGCCAGAAACGAGACATGCAGAGCTCCTGCAACCAGCCCACCGGATTGCCCATAAGCTTATCTTCAAACAAGGACACCACTGCACCactgaaagaaaaacaaacttgatttcatttttttttaatttatttgtgacGTACAGCAAAATCTAATAAGATTATAATAAACCTATAAAATAACAGTCACATAGCTCTCACCAAAATAGAtttgaaaagtatttttcataaattattatgcTTACGGTTCAGGAACATTTCCATTAGTTGGAGGTTCAGCAGGTGCTGCACCAGTGAGACGGTCCAACAAAGCTTTAGCTGCCGAATGTTTTGCTTCTTTTTTAGACCTCCCTGTTCCCATagctgtaaatataaatagttcaAAGTTCTAGTTTTATACACACCTGTTAAAAGGGTGTCAAAAGTGCCCTAAGGCACTTTTAgagttcatcatcatctcactATACATCCTCACTGAGGGCAGAGCTTGGAGTCTACtctaagttaagggtgactaggccatagtctcTTGAACCTCatcttttgaatttcttcacagatatgtgcatgttttccttcaccataagaaAGTCGGATAAATGTCCATATGTAaatggaaaaacacattggtacatggcagaattcaaacccaggacctgtagattacaagtcaagtgcctaacCCCTGACTCTCAGATGCTTTGAGTTAGTTTAGAGAAAACATACTTTGGTAACATATTGACTAGAATTTAAGCATATAGAGTGCTGACAAAGTCTTACCAACTAAATCAGCAACAGTGACTCTGTAGCGGAAAGTAGGCTCATGTATCATTCCTTCTATTTGTACCAGCTCATACTTGGGCACTGTTCCACGGCGAGCTAATAATTCTTGTAAGACTGAAACTGGGGTTTTCATAGGAAGAGCTTCCATTTCCTAccaaaacatgttaaaaaattaagatattgtTAAAACACAAAGGATGCTTTAAGGtggtttaaataatatgtgttgattgtatttttacaattggattctcattataatattatctatacATTGTGTTGACAAAAGTTTTGTATTCCTATGTCAGATAGATCACTTTATCCTTTATCTTTGTTACAAATTGTTCAACAAACCCTTTTAGCAGCCTCATCCAAAGGCAGACGTTCCAAATTATTGGGCTGCTTGGGCCGATTCTGAAATCGTCGGCGTGGTCCGTGAGGCACGTGCTCGCCATCCGGGCCGGCTCCGTGCATCGGCATGCCGTGCAGCACGCCCGGCACGCCCGGATGCATTCCCCCCGATTGAGGGTGCACCACTCCACCGTCCATCTATTGCATACAATAGCCTAATCATTGATTATCATATCGTATAAAGTTAGTATTGTAGCgttacttatatttatgttctttaatttttttagtgtaTTACTGATTGCAGGCTTATTTTTTGttagataattaataatgacaaTTCATGGTAATTTTATACAGCTTATAGTCTAAAAATActaatgttattaaagtaattatatcaattttattaaaagcgaaaatgtatttataaattgcgTTAAATAGTGATCTAAGTAATACCGTAGCAATGaacttacttttaatatttatttggtttagaaaaagtgtttaaatgagaaaataattttaaggtaaAACATGTGATTGGGTAAATGACATGGCGCCGCACCGGCCATTACCCGCAAAATGGCTACATGCCGGCAAATCTTGCCAAAGACttacaatataacaatttcTCGTATTATCTCttgaaaaatcatatttttcaattaaatgataagacaaaagatttaaatacctaccattttgtaatatttcgcCAAGATTGCGATTTAATTAGACTTTTGTTAATTAGCAGTATTCCTATCACACTACGTGATATTTTCGATCACAAACACCTTTAGaagtaataacaaaatttacaacatcaccaagaaattaaaacaattattaacaatacTAATAGATAGATATTCGGAAAaatcttaatgtaattttatgcaCTGCAAACTGCAAAggattttatgaaaaatcatATATAGAGATATAGAGTAAGTAATTGTAGACAGTAGATACTGGACTGAGTGACTATGACTAGGCATAGACTTGAACATGTAAATCATACACTAACTCTAATTCCACTGGATAGGCTAGAAGCTAAGATATTTTGTGCCTGTTTGATTAacgccattttggcgctgacgATAGCAGTGTTGGAATCTCGAACTATTTGACATAGAATTAGGTGACACAGTACCTTCAAGGGGTAgttttaagtaatataaaacaaatttgtcaTTTTCAATCAGCGATTCAGCGTTTAACTAGAGATAGACATTAAAGATGACACTTATATAGTCCCACAAACTGGCTGGTTCATTGGTTCTTAGTCATGGTAACACAACTAAAATTGATAACCTGCAGTCAGCTTCACAGTTTGCAAGAGTGAAGTCTAGGACCAAGTATATGATCTATTCTTTATCTGAGAGCGAAGTACATTAGTAAACCGGCGCGCAACTTAGCTCAATTTGTACCTGTCTATGATTTGCGTTTCGAGCTGCAAATTCGAAGCCGCGTTCTACAGCGTTTTATCGCCTTAGTAAAGCtaacaatttatttctgaaatgatattaaaattaggccttgaTTTCTGGCGAGTCCCTCGTAATATAACCCCCTCTTCTCCTACTCCACCAAAAAGGCCTTTAAGTTAAAGTTCAACCAGACCCTATATTATCATACCCAACGGGATCGGATTCAGCAGTTAACTTTTTTCTCGAAAATGGGATAAAACACCAGATCTTATCGtttgactttaaatttaacgccttaaatatattgtattattattttagttgaaaattttaaatgtacatagatatctagttgtaatattttatggtttatttatatttagtaatttatgtttttaaatagagCTAAGAAACGaatgtgatattaatttaagttttatgtatattgtttttaaaattataaataaagaaaataaagaaaaatctgTATCCCAGGTCCCTGACCTTGCCTATGTTAggggaacgagagggcggcatagcgccgcccaaaaaaaaaaacgcctTCAATAAGAAACCAATTGAAGCatttgaaacaatttattaattcaaataacatatgaaataatagctaatactattaaattacatataaaagcttgtagtaataagaaaaataatatttactttcgaactttgaatatttttttccgtgGATATTTAAATTGACTTAGTTTCATTTTTCTTGAAGGTGTAGATTGGATATAGCAATCAGAGACTGACGGGATATTTACTTCTGCGGTAGTAGATTTGGAAATATTGGACCACGTTTCATCATCTTTTGACATTGTCCAGGTTTCGATTTCACTGGCAGTTGACGATGTGTTGTCGTCTTTTTTAAAGGCATCATCcagattaattttatcaacatttgTAAGGTTAAAGtcatttaaatctatatcaaAAACGGGACTGTTCCGTTTAGCTTCATCGCGAAATTGCAACGGTGGTAATATAATGTCGTTTTGTGCCAAACTTTCTAGTAGTGATTTTGGATTCAACATAGATTGACTTATATCCAAGTCATTGTTGAGCaaatctgttttttcaaaactAGGACTTTCATCGTCAATAATAGGCGATTCTAAATCAGTCGATTCTAAATCAGGCGATCCTAAATCAGGTGATTCTAaatcattgaaatttttatttcttgtataTTCAATATCAGGTTCAtctattaacttatttacttcCAGTTCATGTTTATTTGTCTCTGTGCTATCTTttatactttcaaatatttttgccATCAATTTTGAATGGTCTAATTCTGGAGGTGGTTGAATATTAGTGTTTTGAGTTTTCGGCTTATAGTGTTTATCTAAATCTTTTATTCTGAAAGgtcttttaactttttcatttttaacatttgatgtatttttattgtaggtAGAACTGGGTGTATAACGACCTTCTGCATCtgattcataaaattttctgaAAGATATAAttggtataaaaatactagcgATATTTaacatcttattattttaaagtttatttctgGAGagcataaaatttcattgtagAGTTTCCAAAATTGAAATCTGatacagaaaaattaaattaatataacgtagtgttcttttcatttttttttagttttgcaATTAAGTTATAAGTTAGTTAAtctaaaatgaatatttatacgTCATAAGGTCAAATTACCTGGAGGCTAACTTTTGgtatttattgataatgtCTTTAACTGTATGACATGTTTTAGGAACAGAGTAATATTGTTCCATATATGTTTTATCACATTGTTCCTTTAATTGTATTGATGTTTGAGGACTTTCTTTAAATTTCGATTGTATCGTGCTTAAACTCTTTTGTTTGTTATGAATGTTGTTCGTTTGTTCTCTTTTGACTATATCGTTTTTGCATCCAGTTTCTTCTATGAGAATTTTACTGTTTTCTAAATTGTTTTGATctccatttaatttattgtctaCTAAAATATTAGGTAGTTTCTCTTCAATGGGCGTAAAATTACCCTTTTCTATAGtagattgatttttaataatgtccaAATCAATTTGTACTTTACTTATAATGCAATAATTATCTTCAGTATTACTTTTCGTGCATACATTTACttgtgtttttgtaaatgaaaactttttcatGTATTCACATCCGAAGGAAACAGTTTTATCTAAtactttattgaaatatgGTTGAAAagagatattatttttgataaccGATGGACTAGATGAACCATAATTTTTAGAATCGAGTAACATCTCTTTCTCTTCCATCTTTTCAGCTGCTTGTTCTAAAGTACTGTTAGGGGAATGCTTGCGGTTTTCATAAACATTATTGGCATCATTAGAAGATAACATTGGAACCAATGCCTTATTAGATTCATCGTAATAATCTGAATAGTAAATCTCCATTGTTTTCTTGTTGTTAAATTGATCtggatttatataatttgcattaacgtttaatttgtctttgttattatttctgaCATCTTTGTAATCGTCTTTTTCGTTTAAGTTATGGAAAATACAGTCTTTTGTTGTATTATGCTTTAAATTTTCTAGATTAGATATTGGTTCAGATTTTTCACTACTTTTTATATGGTCATAATCTATACTATTATTGTTGCTGGATTTGTTTTCGTGGTCTAATACTTCGTGATCTTTTGAATAGATATTAGTAACTGCGTTAGAAATTGTATCATTTTCATGCTCATTTTGTAACTCttctaataaaaagaaatctttgGATATGTTTCGCTCATTTTCATGGTTTGGTATAGTTTTATCTATGTCACTAGTTTTCCAAATACATCTAGTGTTTGTGTAATTTGAATAACCCTCTTTCAATCTTTTGGATTCTAACCCATTTATGTCATAATGATTAAGACttggtttatttttacgaAGTGATATTACACTATTGGTTTTgttgacatttgaaattttggAGGCGATTGCATAGTCGAGGTCTTCCTTTTGAATTTGTGGTAATTTAAACTCTTCAATGTTTTccttattttcataaattgaaacattattctCGTTTTCATTGTCATTTAAAGTATCATCGATGTTTTTGtcagttaaataaacattctttTGGAAATTAGTTTCTGAAAGACCTTTATCACTGGAgacaatgttttgttttgcatcggttttctttttacataatGATTTGGTGATTGTTTTGTTGGGACTTATTTCTACCAATTGTAGAACCTGTTTTTCTGCGACTTTACTACTTTGTTTAgctttttctaaatattcgTCAATATGATTTTTAACAGTATTCACAAACGTACTCTGTTCATCTATCTCTCTGTTCTCTGTTTCAGTCATATTGTTTGCTTTTTTCTGTATTTCatcaataacattaaaattgtttttctctttttgtattgtcttattaaaatatccagttttagtttttgttgttTCTGAATTATTAGTTTTCTTTCCCACATTCATTATACTAAAAGGATTAGATATAACTGGCACCTGTTTTTCAGTTATATCGTACTTAGGTTTATCTTGTTGCAGAATTTCTTtgtcgattttatttaaaatttcatttatttgttcaTCGTCCTCTTCTTTATTACTACCACTAAAATTCgtaaaaattgctttattttgtactctatcaataacattaaagttatttttctctttttccATTGTCTCATTAAAATGCctaattctattttttgttg encodes:
- the LOC106710567 gene encoding interferon-inducible double-stranded RNA-dependent protein kinase activator A homolog isoform X2, which produces MDGGVVHPQSGGMHPGVPGVLHGMPMHGAGPDGEHVPHGPRRRFQNRPKQPNNLERLPLDEAAKREMEALPMKTPVSVLQELLARRGTVPKYELVQIEGMIHEPTFRYRVTVADLVAMGTGRSKKEAKHSAAKALLDRLTGAAPAEPPTNGNVPEPGAVVSLFEDKLMGNPVGWLQELCMSRFWPPPSYHAENDDNVNRRLPHERQFTIVCTLLKRREVGTGKSKKLAKRQAAYKMWQALKDNPPESFQNEEEGVASRYADLKDSKISTLTTSHSHKVSQFHKHLKQSIGPNLAKLQVTPLNNKDFNFVQFLQEIASEQAFEVTYVDIEEKSMTGRSQCLVQLSTLPVAVCYGSGLTSKDAQSSAAQNALEYLKIMTKK
- the LOC106710567 gene encoding interferon-inducible double-stranded RNA-dependent protein kinase activator A homolog isoform X1 yields the protein MMDGGVVHPQSGGMHPGVPGVLHGMPMHGAGPDGEHVPHGPRRRFQNRPKQPNNLERLPLDEAAKREMEALPMKTPVSVLQELLARRGTVPKYELVQIEGMIHEPTFRYRVTVADLVAMGTGRSKKEAKHSAAKALLDRLTGAAPAEPPTNGNVPEPGAVVSLFEDKLMGNPVGWLQELCMSRFWPPPSYHAENDDNVNRRLPHERQFTIVCTLLKRREVGTGKSKKLAKRQAAYKMWQALKDNPPESFQNEEEGVASRYADLKDSKISTLTTSHSHKVSQFHKHLKQSIGPNLAKLQVTPLNNKDFNFVQFLQEIASEQAFEVTYVDIEEKSMTGRSQCLVQLSTLPVAVCYGSGLTSKDAQSSAAQNALEYLKIMTKK
- the LOC106710567 gene encoding interferon-inducible double-stranded RNA-dependent protein kinase activator A homolog isoform X3, which codes for MMDGGVVHPQSGGMHPGVPGVLHGMPMHGAGPDGEHVPHGPRRRFQNRPKQPNNLERLPLDEAAKREMEALPMKTPVSVLQELLARRGTVPKYELVQIEGMIHEPTFRYRVTVADLVAMGTGRSKKEAKHSAAKALLDRLTGAAPAEPPTNGNVPEPGAVVSLFEDKLMGNPVGWLQELCMSRFWPPPSYHAENDDNVNRRLPHERQFTIVCTLLKRREVGTGKSKKLAKRQAAYKMWQALKDNPPESFQNEEEVTPLNNKDFNFVQFLQEIASEQAFEVTYVDIEEKSMTGRSQCLVQLSTLPVAVCYGSGLTSKDAQSSAAQNALEYLKIMTKK